The following proteins come from a genomic window of Trifolium pratense cultivar HEN17-A07 linkage group LG4, ARS_RC_1.1, whole genome shotgun sequence:
- the LOC123921528 gene encoding cis-3-alkyl-4-alkyloxetan-2-one decarboxylase, which yields MVFSTMFSSTLNLAISSTTNSSRRRVSNTSSRRGVNSMRIRASSTEKGESKEKDQDDKSSFNPFGFVTDNPSSRSAIQLPETPADDGNVGQMIDRIQDKGKEYGSYVKSGKLRWFVRETGSAKSRRGTIVFLHGAPTQSFSYRVVMSQLSDLGFHCYAPDWIGFGFSDKPQPGYGFDYTEKEFHDALDKLLEVLGVESPFFLVVQGFLVGSYGLTWALKNSSKISKLAILNTPLTSSSPLPGLFQQLKIPLFGEFQSQNAIIAERFIEAGSPYVLKNEKADVYRLPYLASSGPGFAILAAARKANFKGTFNEIAEGFATNRWDKPILLAWGLSDKYLPQSVAEEFQNGNPQNIKLKLIEGAGHMPQEDWPEKVTDAFRVFF from the exons ATGGTGTTTTCTACTATGTTTTCTTCCACTCTCAACCTTGCCATTTCTTCAACTACCAACAGTAGCAGAAGAAGAGTATCAAACACAAGTTCAAGAAGAGGAGTGAATAGTATGAGAATCAGAGCTAGCTCCACAGAGAAAGGTGAATCAAAAGAGAAAGATCAAGATGACAAATCATCATTCAACCCTTTTGGTTTTGTTACTGATAACCCTTCAAGCAGAAGTGCCATTCAATTGCCTGAAACTCCTGCTGATGATGGCAACGTTGGACAAATGATTGAT AGAATACAAGACAAGGGCAAGGAATACGGATCATACGTAAAATCCGGGAAGTTGAGATGGTTTGTGAGGGAAACTG GATCAGCAAAAAGCAGACGAGGAACAATTGTATTCCTTCACGGTGCCCCGACGCAATCTTTTAGCTACCGAGTTGTTATGTCTCAG TTGTCAGATTTAGGATTCCACTGCTATGCACCAGATTGGATAGGATTTGGTTTCAGTGACAAGCCACAGCCAGGATATGGTTTTGATTACACag AAAAGGAGTTCCATGATGCATTGGATAAACTGCTTGAAGTGTTGGGGGTTGAATCTCCATTTTTCCTAGTTGTTCAG GGATTCCTCGTAGGTTCATATGGACTAACATGGGCCTTGAAGAATTCAAGCAAGATATCAAAGCTAGCAATACTAAACACTCCATTAACAAGTTCATCTCCTCTTCCTGGACTATTTCAGCAGCTAAA GATTCCTCTATTCGGTGAATTTCAAAGCCAGAATGCTATTATTGCCGAGCGGTTTATTGAAGCAGGTAGCCC TTATGTTCTGAAAAATGAAAAGGCTGATGTTTACCGGCTACCTTATTTGGCAAGCAGCGGACCTGGATTCG CTATACTTGCAGCTGCAAGAAAAGCTAACTTCAAAGGTACCTTCAATGAAATAGCAGAAGGATTTGCAACTAACAg ATGGGACAAACCAATATTGCTTGCATGGGGATTATCAGACAAGTACTTACCTCAGTCAGTGGCAGAAGAGTTTCAGAATGGAAATCCTCAAAACATCAAGCTTAAATTGATAGAAGGAGCTGGACATATGCCTCAAGAGGATTG GCCTGAGAAAGTTACCGATGCTTTTAGAGTGTTCTTCTGA
- the LOC123921529 gene encoding putative pentatricopeptide repeat-containing protein At3g15930, whose product MFSSVTKFSLSLSLFLKRMISNTPNSYSHSFVKSPISLLQTCNSMYQLNQIHSHTIKMGLSSNHLFLTRVIIFCCTNESGDVYYARKVFDEIPQPSVFIWNTMMKGYSRINCSESGVSLYKLMLFHNIKPDNFTFPFMLKGFTKDMALKYGKVLLNHAAKHGFLDSNLFVQKGFIHLFSLSGLVDLARKIFDMGDGWEVVIWNVMLSGYNRVKRFEESKRLFIEMEKCECVSPNSVTLVLMLSACSKSKDLDGGKYIYNKYIKEGIVEPNLKLENALIDLFSSCGEMDAARGVFDDMKTRDVISWTSIVTGFANTCRIGLARKYFDQMPERDYVSWTAMIDGYLRMNHFKEVLTLFREMQMSNVKPDEFTMVSILTACAHLGALELGEWAKTYIDKNKIKNDTFIGNALIDMYFKCGNVEKAMKIFNEMQKKDKFTWTAMIVGLANNGLGEEALTMFSNMLEASVTPDEITYIGVLCACTHVGMVTKGRNFFSNMTIQHGIKPNMTHYGCMVDLLGRAGQLKEALEVILNMPIKPNSIVWGSLLGACRVHKNVQLAEMAAKEILELEPENGAVYVLLCNIYAACKKWENLHKVRKLMMERGIKKTPGCSLMEMNGIVYEFVAGDKSHPQSKEIYAKLEKMKQELINAGYSPDTSEVFLDVGEEDKETSLYLHSEKLAIAYALISSGNGVTIRIVKNLRMCVDCHLMAKVVSKVYNRELIVRDKTRFHHFKHGLCSCNNFW is encoded by the coding sequence ATGTTTTCTTCCGTTACAAAGTTTTCACTTTCACTTTCCTTGTTCCTCAAGAGAATGATTTCCAACACTCCTAACTCTTATTCACACTCCTTTGTAAAATCTCCAATCTCTTTGCTTCAAACTTGCAACTCTATGTATCAATTAAACCAAATTCACTCACACACAATCAAAATGGGTCTTTCTTCAAACCACTTGTTTCTAACTAGAGTTATAATCTTCTGTTGTACAAATGAATCAGGGGATGTATACTATGCACGTAAAGTGTTCGACGAAATTCCGCAACCAAGTGTGTTTATTTGGAATACCATGATGAAAGGGTATTCTAGGATAAACTGTTCTGAGAGTGGAGTTTCTTTGTATAAACTTATGTTGTTCCATAACATCAAGCCGGATAATTTTACATTTCCATTTATGTTGAAGGGTTTTACCAAAGATATGGCTTTGAAGTATGGGAAAGTGTTGCTTAACCATGCAGCGAAACATGGTTTTTTAGATTCTAATTTGTTTGTTCAAAAGGGTTTCATACATTTGTTTTCATTATCCGGGCTAGTAGATTTAGCACGCAAGATTTTTGACATGGGTGATGGATGGGAAGTTGTCATTTGGAATGTAATGCTATCTGGGTACAATAGGGTTAAGCGATTTGAGGAATCGAAGAGGCTTTTTATTGAAATGGAGAAGTGTGAATGTGTATCTCCCAATTCAGTTACTCTAGTTTTGATGCTTTCAGCATGCTCAAAATCGAAGGATTTAGATGGGGGGAAGTACATTTATAATAAGTATATCAAAGAAGGTATTGTAGAACCTAATCTCAAATTGGAAAATGCCTTGATTGATTTGTTTTCATCTTGTGGAGAAATGGATGCTGCACGAGGTGTTTTTGACGATATGAAGACTCGAGATGTAATTTCTTGGACTTCTATTGTTACTGGGTTTGCAAATACTTGTCGTATTGGTTTAGCGAGGAAGTATTTTGATCAGATGCCTGAAAGAGATTACGTTTCTTGGACTGCTatgattgatggttaccttaGAATGAACCATTTCAAAGAGGTTTTGACGCTTTTCCGGGAGATGCAAATGTCAAATGTGAAACCCGATGAATTCACCATGGTTAGCATTCTTACAGCCTGTGCACACCTTGGAGCACTTGAACTAGGGGAATGGGCAAAGACTTACattgacaaaaacaagattaaaAATGATACTTTCATTGGGAATGCTCTAATAGACATGTACTTCAAATGTGGGAATGTTGAGAAAGCAATGAAAATATTCAATGAAATGCAGAAAAAGGACAAATTTACATGGACAGCAATGATAGTTGGTCTTGCTAATAATGGCCTTGGTGAAGAAGCTCTTACTATGTTTTCCAATATGCTAGAAGCTTCAGTTACACCAGATGAAATCACCTATATCGGAGTCCTGTGTGCATGCACACACGTCGGCATGGTAACGAAAGGAAGAAACTTTTTCTCCAACATGACCATCCAACATGGAATTAAACCTAATATGACACATTATGGATGCATGGTTGACCTTCTCGGTCGAGCCGGGCAATTAAAAGAAGCCCTTGAAGTCATTTTAAATATGCCTATAAAACCAAATTCAATTGTTTGGGGATCATTACTTGGTGCTTGCAGAGTTCACAAAAATGTGCAGCTAGCAGAAATGGCAGCTAAAGAAATACTTGAATTAGAACCTGAAAATGGTGCTGTTTATGTCTTGTTATGTAACATATATGCTGCTTGCAAGAAATGGGAAAATTTGCATAAAGTAAGGAAACTTATGATGGAGAGAGGAATTAAGAAAACACCAGGTTGTAGTTTGATGGAAATGAATGGTATTGTGTATGAATTTGTTGCTGGAGACAAGTCACATCCTCAATCTAAAGAGATATATGCAAAGTTAGAAAAAATGAAGCAAGAATTGATAAATGCAGGGTATTCACCTGATACATCAGAGGTTTTTCTTGATGTAGGGGAAGAGGATAAGGAAACTTCACTTTATTTGCATAGTGAGAAATTGGCTATTGCTTATGCTCTAATTAGTTCAGGAAATGGAGTTACTATAAGAATAGTGAAGAACCTTAGAATGTGTGTGGATTGTCACCTTATGGCAAAGGTGGTTTCAAAGGTATACAATAGGGAATTAATAGTTAGGGATAAAACTAGATTCCATCATTTCAAGCATGGTTTATGTTCTTGTaataatttttggtaa